The following proteins are encoded in a genomic region of Thioclava nitratireducens:
- a CDS encoding D-alanyl-D-alanine carboxypeptidase family protein, protein MRWVRDGLFVILLTLIAPIAAQAAPYAAMVMDMRSGEVLYSKNADTPLHPASLTKMMTLYITFQAIEHGEFSLDSIVTVTKHAASQPPSRLGLRPGQKIAVRYLIRAAAIKSANDAAAALGDYIGGSEEGFAARMNRTARQLGMKNTHFVNANGLTRKGHLSSAHDMTIMGRHLFFDFPQYYNIFSRRSADAKVRTVYSTNRKFLAAYKGADGIKTGYTSASGFNLTASAKRGEKRIIATVFGGTSTAQRNAKMADLLDLGFKRAPTHARTIRPAIPQYIAPAQSPMLMVNLAPKKSPRPDIRPTVPNADSDAISTALAAAVQADQVDEVTDIPEDVAEGAQDGVADAEDVVVADAGTLGIGAEITASPRPQRNPRDIQIADVTKSLPAEVTKATPLAQAQAHDAAVAADKAGQDGTEKPSDVQLASYDPGASDGPKFVQSTKPQPETVELAEAHTLDLDGNGKANGAKAPSSFVQSTDPQPETAQMAAAPEKRKSEIILAALTPPAPGPAQKPRVVARVSSSGGRNWGVSLGLFGSRFAAERHMLTTALMESDTLGEALRKVATRKTGYEANFVGMTQDMAQLACARLEARAMDCKVVGP, encoded by the coding sequence ATGCGCTGGGTCCGTGATGGGCTATTCGTAATCCTTCTGACACTCATTGCGCCGATCGCTGCGCAGGCCGCCCCTTACGCGGCGATGGTCATGGACATGCGATCGGGCGAAGTTCTCTACTCCAAAAACGCCGATACGCCACTGCATCCGGCCTCTCTGACGAAGATGATGACGCTCTACATCACCTTCCAGGCTATTGAGCATGGCGAGTTCAGTCTCGACTCGATCGTTACCGTCACCAAGCACGCCGCCAGCCAACCGCCCTCGCGACTCGGCCTGCGCCCCGGCCAGAAGATCGCCGTGCGCTACCTGATCCGCGCCGCCGCAATCAAATCGGCCAATGACGCCGCCGCAGCTCTCGGCGATTACATCGGCGGCTCGGAGGAAGGCTTCGCCGCGCGGATGAACCGCACCGCCCGGCAGCTGGGCATGAAGAACACCCATTTCGTCAACGCCAACGGCCTGACCCGCAAGGGCCACCTGTCCTCGGCGCATGACATGACGATCATGGGCCGCCACCTGTTCTTCGACTTCCCGCAATACTACAACATCTTCTCGCGCCGCTCGGCGGATGCGAAAGTGCGCACCGTCTATTCGACGAACCGCAAGTTCCTCGCTGCCTACAAGGGCGCGGACGGGATCAAGACCGGCTACACCTCGGCCTCGGGCTTCAACCTGACCGCCTCCGCGAAGCGTGGCGAAAAGCGCATCATCGCGACCGTCTTCGGCGGCACTTCGACCGCGCAGCGCAACGCGAAAATGGCCGATCTGCTGGATCTGGGCTTCAAGCGCGCGCCGACCCACGCGCGCACGATCCGCCCTGCGATCCCGCAATACATCGCGCCTGCGCAATCGCCGATGCTGATGGTGAATCTCGCGCCGAAGAAGAGCCCGCGTCCCGATATCCGTCCGACCGTGCCCAATGCGGATAGCGATGCAATCTCGACCGCGCTCGCCGCTGCGGTGCAGGCCGATCAGGTGGACGAAGTGACCGATATCCCCGAGGACGTGGCCGAAGGCGCTCAGGACGGCGTGGCAGACGCGGAGGACGTGGTCGTCGCCGATGCCGGCACGCTCGGGATCGGCGCGGAGATCACCGCAAGCCCCCGCCCGCAGCGCAACCCGCGCGACATCCAGATCGCGGACGTGACCAAGTCGCTGCCCGCCGAAGTGACCAAGGCCACGCCGCTGGCGCAGGCACAGGCGCATGACGCCGCTGTCGCTGCAGACAAGGCGGGCCAGGACGGCACCGAAAAGCCGAGCGACGTGCAGCTAGCCTCCTACGATCCCGGCGCATCGGACGGTCCGAAATTCGTTCAGTCCACCAAACCGCAGCCCGAGACGGTCGAGCTGGCCGAGGCGCATACGCTCGACCTCGACGGAAACGGCAAGGCCAACGGCGCCAAGGCCCCGTCCAGCTTCGTGCAGTCGACGGATCCGCAGCCCGAGACCGCGCAGATGGCCGCAGCTCCCGAGAAGCGCAAGAGCGAGATCATCCTCGCCGCGCTCACCCCGCCGGCCCCCGGCCCGGCGCAGAAACCGCGCGTGGTAGCGCGCGTGTCCAGCTCGGGCGGGCGCAACTGGGGCGTCAGCCTCGGGCTGTTCGGTTCGCGCTTCGCGGCGGAGCGTCACATGCTGACCACCGCGCTGATGGAAAGCGACACGCTGGGCGAGGCGCTGCGCAAGGTCGCGACGCGCAAGACCGGATACGAGGCGAATTTCGTGGGAATGACCCAGGACATGGCGCAACTGGCCTGTGCAAGGCTCGAAGCACGCGCTATGGACTGCAAAGTGGTCGGTCCCTGA
- the ccoS gene encoding cbb3-type cytochrome oxidase assembly protein CcoS encodes MEVLLYSIPISLLLGGIGLGAFFWSLKTNQYDDPKGDAERILSDEFDDRPKQD; translated from the coding sequence ATGGAGGTTCTTCTCTATTCGATTCCGATTTCCCTACTGCTCGGCGGGATTGGCCTCGGGGCGTTTTTCTGGTCGCTCAAGACCAATCAGTATGACGACCCGAAAGGCGATGCCGAGCGCATCCTGTCCGACGAGTTCGACGACCGCCCGAAGCAGGATTGA